In Streptomyces sp. NBC_00683, the DNA window GACGTCCGGATCGGGGGACAGGACGACGATGTGGAGCGGGTCGGTTCTGATCAGGGCAGCGTAGTCGGCCAGGTCCTTGCCGAGGATGACGTCCTGGACCACTGCGGTCCAGCCCTGTGCCGCGTACGCGTCGGCGGTGGCGGCCGACAACCGGTAGCGCAGCCACAATTGCGCGAGAGCTTCCGGGGTCTCCTCCGGCATCAGTTCCTCACGGCCGGACACCATCATCCTGCGGAAGAAGTCGCCGCGGACATGAGCGGCCTTCGGCAGCCGTTCGGCGAGCAGTTGGCCGACCGTGGACTTCCCGGCCGCCATGACACCCGTGATCAGCACGACGGGCGCTCGCGTTCCGTCCGCTCCCGGAGTCCGGGACTTCCTGGCTCCGGTCATTTCCGCCTTGCCTCCCGCATCGCAGCGCTCGGATCCTCCTGGAGGGATTCTTCCCGGAGGAGGGGGAGCGGCGGAGGGTTTCGCCCTGAACAGCATCACCTGGTACCCGGCCGCGTGGCCGGAGACGAGCACACCGGCTCCGCGAAAATCCGGTTGCACGGTCATCGGCGAGCCGCTTGGGTCGGGGCCGTGACCTTCGTCGATGACCTGGTACGCCCGGACCGCTATCCGCGCTCGTCCCGCTACGACCCGGGCTGGCTCCTCGGGCTGGACATGGGGCCGAACCCGTTGTGGCTGCTGGAGGACCTCGCCCGGGACCTCGATCTGCGCCCGGGCATGCGGGTTCTCGACCTCGGTTCCGGCAAGGGTGCGACGTCGGTGTTCCTGGCACGCGAGTACGGCGTTCAGGTCGTGGCGGCGGACTGGTGGATCGGTGCGGAGGAGGCGGCGGCCGTCTTCGCCGAGGCCGGTGTCGGCGACCGGGTGGAGGCCGTACACGCGGAGGCGCACGTCCTGCCGTTCGAGCAGGAGAGCTTCGACGCCATCGTGAGCATCGACGCGTTCGAGTACTTCGGCACGGCGGACAGCTACCTGCCGTACCTGCTTCGGTTCCTGCGCCCGGGCGGGCAGTTGGGCATGGCGACACCCGCGATGAACCGTGAGGTCCGGGACCTGGGCGCGATCCCTCCGCACATCAAGGAAGTCGTCGGATGGGAGGCGATCGCCTGGCACACGGCCGAGTGGTGGCGCTTCCAATGGGAGATCACCGAACTGGTGACAGTCACGTCGGCACGGCTGCAGCCGGACGCCTGGCGGGACTGGCTCCTGTGGACCCGGGCGTGCGCCGAGTTCCGGCCGGAGGACCGGGCATCCAGTCAGCCGGTGATCGACATGCTCACCACGGACGCCGGCGAGTTCCTCAGCTTCGCACTGGTCACCGCGCGCAGGGCGAGCGCCGGGTGAGTGCCTGGCCGCCACCGGTCGTAGCGGGCCGGTGTCAGTGCCGACTGCGATGCTGCCCGTATGGATGAGCTGGAGTTCATGCGCGGCAGGGTCTACGGGGCGGACCACGAGGATGCCGGGCCGCTTCCGGGCCGAGCGTATGTGGAGCTGGTCGGCGGACCGCTGGACGGGCTGCTCCTGGATGTCACCGACTGGCCCGACCCCGCCCGTCACGAAACGGTCGCCCTGCCCACGGAGATCGGCCGCTACGGTCCGGGCGGCCGCGCCCTCTACGCCCCGCGGGCAGAGGAGCCGCGCCGGTTCCACTGGCGCGGGGACAGCCCCTGAGGACTGTTTGACGCGATGTTCCGCCGGGCCGGACACGGCTGTGGGAGAGCGACCGGATCGGTTGCTCTCCCACAGTGCCGTCCGCCGGGCGGCGGACCGGAGCGGACCTGACGGTCCGCCGCGATCAGACCGCCGGGGCCGGGTAGGTCGGGTACTCCACCCCGGACACGTGCTGAACCACGCGGATGACCTGGCAGGAGTAGCCGAACTCGTTGTCGTACCAGAGGTAGAGGATCGCGTTGTCGCCGTCGACCTTCGTGGCACCGGCGTCGACGATCGAGGCGTGCCGCGAGCCGATGAAGTCGCTCGAGACCGCGTCGGGTGCGGTGGTGAAGTCGATCTGGCGCTTGAGCGGGGAGGTCAGCGACACGTTGCGGAGGTAGTCGAGGACCTCCTCACGGGTGGTCTCGCGCCCGAGCCTCAGGCTGAGGATCGCGATCGAGACGTCCGGCACCGGGACACGGATCGAGCTGCCGGTGATCGGCGCGTCGAGGTCGGGCAGCGCCTTGGCGACGGCGGACGCGGCGCCCGTCTCGGTGATGACCATGTTGAGCGGCGCCGAGCGGCCGCGGCGGTCCGACGGGTGGTAGTTGTCCAGCAGGTTCTGGTCGTTGGTGAACGAGTGGACGGTCTCCACGTGGCCGCGCAGCACGCCGTACTCGTCCGCCATCGCCTTCAGCGGCGGGACGATCGCGTTGGTGGTGCAGGACGCGCACGACAGGATCTGCTCGTCGGGCTTGATCGTGTCGTGGTTGACGCCGTGCACGATGTTGGGGACGTCGCCCTTGCCCGGCGCGGTCAGGACGACCTTGTCGATGCCGGGGCGCAGGTGCTTCGACAGGCCCTCGCGGTCGCGCCACTTGCCGGTGTTGTCGATGAGGATGGCGTTCTTGATGCCGTACGCCGTGTAGTCGACCTCCGACGGGTCGCCGGCGTAGATCACCTTGATCTCGTTGCCGTTGGCGACGATGGTGCTGTTCGCCTCGTCGACGGTGATCGTGCCCTGGAATTGGCCGTGGATGGAATCGCGGCGCAGCAGCGAGGCGCGCTTGACGATGTCCTGCTCGCCGCCCTGGCGGACGACGATGGCGCGCAGCCGCAGGCCGTTGCCGGAGCCGGCCTTCTCGATGAGCAGGCGGGCGACGAGGCGGCCGATGCGGCCGAACCCGTAGAGGACGACGTCGCGCGGCTCGCGGCGCTCGATCTTGTTGGCACCGGTGGCGCCGGAGACGGCCTCGGCGGTGAACTCCTCCACCGAGAGGCCGCGGTCGTCGGCCTTGTACGTCGCGGCGAGCATGCCGATGTCGACCTGGGAAGGGCCGAGGTCCAGCGTGGTGAGAGCCCGCAGGAACGGCAGCGTCTCGGTGACCGAGAGCTCCTCCCCGGCGATCTGGCGCGCGAAGCGGTGGGTCTTGAGGAGGCTGACCACCGACTTGTTCACCAAGGAGCGGCTGTGAAGGAGAACGGTGACGTCCCCCTCACGGTGCAGCTTCCCGATGATGGGGATCATCGATTCCGCGATCTCCTCGCGGATCTTCCAGTCGGTGAACGAGTCGTCATTGACAGTCACAGGTTTATCTTTCGAGCTAGGAGGCGCTCATATGCTAACCCGACGTCCTTTTGATCATGCAGGGGGTGTCCTCGGGGGCCTGGAGGCGGTCATGGAAAGGCGCGTGGCGCCGCGACCGGGGGCGCAGGCATCGGCGGTCCCGTTCCGGTGATGAACCAGGTCATGGCCGCGGCCAGGGCCGCCCGCCGAGCCGCTCGATGCCGGTGTTGAACCGCTTGAGGTAGGCGGCGAAGGCGGCGATGTCCTGCTCCGGCCAGTCGGCCATGACCCGTCGCAGCGAGCGGACGGTGCGCTCGCGTTCCTCGTCCAGCAGGCGGGCGCCCTCGTCGGTGATGCGGAACTTGCGGGCCATGCCGCCCGCGGGGTCGGGGATGCGCTCGGCCAGTCCCGTGTGCACCACGGCGGCGGTCTGCCGGTTGAGGGTGGAGGCGTCGAGCCCGAAGGCGTCGCTCAGTTCGCCGATCGACATCGGCCCCTGGACGCGCAGGCGGCTGAGCAGGATGTAGGCGCTGCGCTCCAGTCCGCCGTCCTTGGAGCGCCCGTCTCTGTGCTGCAGGAGTCCGTGGCGGCTGAGCAGCATCTGCTCGTACTCGACCTCGTACGTCGGCCTGCTCATGCGCGCGCTGCCTCCTGCACCTCCGCCTGGCCGGCACGTTGCGGTTCGCCTCGGCCGGGGCTCAAGTGTCGCACGACCGTGTGCATCGCACATATAACGTGCTCGATACATTCGATGTGTACGATGCACACTGCAACCCGACAGATATGCGAGGAATCCCTCTATGGAAGCCCCCCAGCCCTCGGCCCGCGCAGGCGCCGTGGTCGCCACGCTGGCCTTCGCCGGCACCACGGCGGCCATCATGCAGACGCTGGTCACGCCCCTGATCGGGGAGCTGCCCCGGATCCTGCACACCTCGTCCGCGAACAGCGCCTGGGTGATCACGGTCACCCTGCTGGTGGCGGCCGTGTGCGTGCCCGTCACCGGACGGCTCGGTGACCTGCTGGGCAAGCGCAGGATGCTCCTCGCGTGTTCCGTGCCCCTCATCGTCGGCTCGGTGGTGTGCGCGCTCGCGTCCTCCGTCGTCCCCATGATCGTCGGGCGCGGCCTGCAGGGCATGGGGATGGGCATGGTGCCGCTCGGCATCGCCCTGCTGCGTGACGTGGTCCCCGCGGAGAAGCTGAGCTCCTCCATCGCGCTGGTCAGCGCCTCCATGGGCATCGGCGGCGGTCTCGGCCTGCCGATCTCCGCAGCCGTCGCCCAGTACACGAACTGGCGGGTGCTCTTCTGGGGTTCGGCCGTGCTCGCCGTGACGATCGCCGTTCTGATCTGGTTCATGATCCCGGACATCCCGGCCGGCGCCAAGGGCCAGCGTTTCGACGCACCCGGCGCGATCGGTCTCGGTGTGGGACTGGTCAGCCTCCTGCTCGCCGTCTCCAAGGGTGCCGAGTGGGGCTGGGGCTCGACAGAGACGCTCGGCCTGTTCACCACCGCCGTCGTGGTCCTGCTGGCCTGGGGCTTCTGGGAGACCCGCACCCGGGATCCGCTGGTCGACCTGCGCACCACGGCCCGACCCCGGGTCCTGCTCACCAACCTCGCGTCGGTGTTCATCGGGTTCGGTATGTACGCCAGCATGCTGATCATTCCTCAGCTGCTGCAGTTCCCCGATGCGACCGGCTACGGCCTCGGCCAGTCGATGCTCGCCGCAGGCCTGTGGATGGCGCCCGGCGGCATCATGATGATGCTCGTCTCGCCGTTCGGCGGAAAGCTCACCGACGCCCGGGGCCCGAAGTTCACCCTGATCTGCGGTTCACTCGTCATCGCCGCGGGCTACGGGCTGTCGCTGGTCCTGATGGGCTCCGCATGGGGCCTGATGCTCGTCTGCCTGGTCATCAACGGCGGTGTGGGACTCGCCTACGGTTCGATGCCCGCGCTGATCATGAGCTCGGTGCCGCTCTCCGAGACCGCCGCCGCGAACGGCTTCAACACACTCATGCGGTCCCTCGGAACCTCGATCGGTGCCGCGGTGGTCGGAGTGGTCCTGTCCCAGATGAACATCACCATGGGCGGCTTCAGCCTCACCTCGGAGAACGGCTTCCGCGCCGGCCTGGCCATCGGAGGCGGCGTCGCCCTGGTCGCCGCTCTGATCGCGGCGGTCATCCCCGCCGCCCGCAACGCCGGGGTTCCCGGCAAGAAGGCCGACGGGGCACCCGTCGCGGAGCAGGCCACGGTGAAGGCCTGACCCCCGTGCCTCCGCGCCGGGCCACCGACCCGGCGCGGAGGCACGCCACGGCCGCTCGGAGGTCCCGGTGACGGGGCGGCGACCGGGGAGTTCCGCCGATCAGGTCCGGGTCGGCGGGCGCCACACGGCGAAGTCACTGATCCGGAAGTGACTGGTGACCGTGCGGAAGGCGAAGTGCCCGCTCGTGTAGGCCTCCGGGTCCCGATGGTCGAAGACCAGCCGGCCGTTGTTCCACCACTGCACCTTCGAGCCGTCGGAGACGATCCTGACCCGGTTGGGCTCGTTGGCCGTCAGCAGGGGCTGCGTGTAGTCGTACAGCAGCGGCCGGTTCTCCGGGTCCCCGACGTAACGCCGCAGCCGAGTGGTGGTGTTCCCGTTCGCGCCGTAGCCGACGTAGTACGTCCTCAGGTAGTTGTACTCGTCGAGCCGGCCCTGCCTCACGGTGGCGAAGAGGTCGTGGGGGGAGCGGGTGTCCGTGGCGTTCCAGAAGTTGTTGAGGTCCGACACCCGGTCGTTCGGACCGCCCAGGGAGACCGGCGTCGCGGTGTACTCGAGCTCGTACCGGCCCTGCAGCCGCTGCCCGAACCAGACGGTGGCGCCGCTGGGTACGTCGATGTCCAGGACTCCGTCCGCGGCCGTCACCGAGCCACCGTCCTGGAGCTCGGAGCGCCACTGCCCCGTTCCGGAACGGAAGGAGTCACCGGCGATGCGGGTCCACGCGCGGTCGGCGCCGGTGTCCGTACGGATGGCGGGCTTGGGCGGGTTCCTGGAGTCGAAGCCGAGGTAGTAGTCGGTGAAGGTCGACTGGAGGTAGCCGCGCACCGTCCAGCCGAGCCGGTACTCGGGGTTGTGGGCGAGGGTGTAGAGCCGGGTGCGGGTGGGTTCGGTCGTGGTGTAGAGGCGAAGTGCGCGGTGGTCCTCGGTCTCGGCGAGAACCTCCTCACGCCAGTCGCCCAGGACGTCTCCGTAGAAGGGCGTCGCATTGCGGGCCCCGGCCACGACACCGGACGGGTCGAAGATCCGCTCCGACGTCTCGGACCTCGGGTTCCACTTCTCGACGTGGGTGCTGTCGAGGAGCTCCGCCCCCTTGTCCCCGTCCCACCAGATACGGAAGTTGACGCTGGGGGTGGTCGCGGAGACCTTGCCGTCCCGGACGTTGCGGACGCCCGCGCCGGGCGCGGTCACGTCGGCGGTGGACGTCCAGTACTCCAGGCCCCGGTGGCGGGGGTCGATATCGGCGGCGGTACCGCGGCCCACATCGAGGTCCGCCTCACCGGCCGGGTTCTCGGGGTGGACGCCCGTGGTCAGGCGCTCACCGGTCCCGGCGTCGTAGTAGTACCAGGGGAACGCGGACACCACGCCCAGCTCGGACTGCTGGATCGCGAACCCCTCGAGTCCGGGGCGGTCCGGGTCGAGGTCCGCGATGTGGAAGCGGTCTCCGTGGCCCGCGCCGTCGACGACGTAGCGCAGGGAACCGTCGCTGTCGACCACGTAGTTGCCGTCGGCGATCTCGTCCTTGCCGTCCTGGTCGACGTCGACGACCCGGATCTGGTGGAAGCTCGTCGCGCGGCTCTCCGGGGTGGCCACGTACTTCCAGCGGCTGCTCAGTTCGCGGCCGTCGAAGTCCCAGGTCTGGAAGAGGGTACGGAAGGTACCGCGCTTGGCACCGACCCGGGTGACAAGCTTGGTCACCAGGCTGGGGTGCACCCCGTCCAGGTAGGCGACGCCGAAGTGGCCTCCGGAGGGGCCGTCCGCGACGAAGTCCTGCGGAACGGGCTGCCGAGTGCGCTCCGTTCCCTTCTCCCCGTCGATGACCGAGACGAACTGCTGCGCGGGTGAGTCGGCCTGGACCTTCGCACCGTCGGCGAACGTGGTGCCGTCCGCCGTGTGGACGAGGACCTCCGCCCTGCCGTCGCTGTCGAGGTCGTAGACGGTGACGTTGTCGTCGTTGCGGTAGCCGCCGATGGCCGTCGACCCGCTGATCGCGGCGGGCGCGGGGTCGTTGGCGCCGTTGCCCGCGACCTGGGTGTACGAGCCCGGCCCCTGGTCGACGCGCCACAGCCGACGGCCGGCGAGGGAGTACGCCTCCAGCAGGTCGGGCCTGTCCCGGGTGCCGGAGAGGCGGCTGACGACCAGCTCGTAGCGGCCGTCGCCGTCGAGGTCGCCCGGCCAGGCGTGCTGCACCGTATAGCCGTCGGCATCGGCGAGCGGTATCTCGGCGTAGCCCCCGGCGAAGGAGAGTGCGGGGGCGCCGGCCTGCCGCTCCCGGCCGCCCACGACGGCACGCACGGTGTACGTACCGCTGCCCCTGCGGTCGTCCTGGTACGTGGTCGACTCGGTGACGGGCCTGCTGTTGATGCGCTTGCCGGCCCTGTAGACGTTGAACGAGATGTCGGATCCGTACTCGGTGCCCAGCAGACGCCAGCTGAGGAAGGTTCCCTTCCCGGACGGGACGGCCACGAGTCCCCGGTCGAGGTTCTCCAGGATGCGGCGGGGCTGCGGGGGGCCGCTGTGGCCGGATGCCGCCGCGGCCGGGGCCGACAGGAGTCCGGCGAGTACCGCCGCGGCGCTCACCGCGGCGATTCTTCGGTATCCGGAACGGATGGCTTGCATGACGATCGGTACTCCTCAAGGCGGGGGCGCAGGGTGCGAAAGTGCAGCTGCGGAAGGTAGTAAGCGCTTCCCACGATGCGGGCCCCCGAGTCCCATGTCGATCTTTTCCGGTGATGTGCCACACGACCGCAACGACGCGCTAACAAAGGCGTGGGGCGCGGACTGCGGATGAGCAACGGCGGGCGCACACTGAGGAAGGAGACGCGTCGGGCGGCGGCGTGCCCGTCCGTCCCCGATGCCGTCCGGAGAGACATGACCAGCCCGGCCGATGACCCGTACGTGCGGGTGCGTGGCGCCCGCGAACACAACCTGCGGAACGTCGACGTGGACATCCCGCGGGACGTCCTGGCCGTGTTCACCGGAGTCTCCGGGTCGGGCAAGTCGTCGCTGGCGTTCGGCACGATCTACGCGGAGGCGCAGCGCCGCTACTTCGAGTCGGTCGCCCCGTACGCGCGCCGGCTGATCCATCAGGTGGGAGTGCCCGCGGTCGACGACATCATCGGGCTGCCGCCGGCCGTCGCACTGGAACAGCGACGGGGTTCGGCGACGTCCCGCTCCTCCGTCGGTACAGTGACCACGTTGTCGAACACGCTGCGGATGCTCTTCTCCCGCGCGGGCACCTACCCTCCGGGCGCCGAGCCGGTGGACTCCGACGCCTTCTCCCCGAACACGGCAGCCG includes these proteins:
- a CDS encoding AAA family ATPase: MTGARKSRTPGADGTRAPVVLITGVMAAGKSTVGQLLAERLPKAAHVRGDFFRRMMVSGREELMPEETPEALAQLWLRYRLSAATADAYAAQGWTAVVQDVILGKDLADYAALIRTDPLHIVVLSPDPDVVAAREESRAKTGYGAWTIEALDASLREDTPRLGLWIDNSRQTPEETVQTILDHLDDLAADR
- a CDS encoding SAM-dependent methyltransferase, with the translated sequence MTFVDDLVRPDRYPRSSRYDPGWLLGLDMGPNPLWLLEDLARDLDLRPGMRVLDLGSGKGATSVFLAREYGVQVVAADWWIGAEEAAAVFAEAGVGDRVEAVHAEAHVLPFEQESFDAIVSIDAFEYFGTADSYLPYLLRFLRPGGQLGMATPAMNREVRDLGAIPPHIKEVVGWEAIAWHTAEWWRFQWEITELVTVTSARLQPDAWRDWLLWTRACAEFRPEDRASSQPVIDMLTTDAGEFLSFALVTARRASAG
- a CDS encoding glyceraldehyde-3-phosphate dehydrogenase, giving the protein MTVNDDSFTDWKIREEIAESMIPIIGKLHREGDVTVLLHSRSLVNKSVVSLLKTHRFARQIAGEELSVTETLPFLRALTTLDLGPSQVDIGMLAATYKADDRGLSVEEFTAEAVSGATGANKIERREPRDVVLYGFGRIGRLVARLLIEKAGSGNGLRLRAIVVRQGGEQDIVKRASLLRRDSIHGQFQGTITVDEANSTIVANGNEIKVIYAGDPSEVDYTAYGIKNAILIDNTGKWRDREGLSKHLRPGIDKVVLTAPGKGDVPNIVHGVNHDTIKPDEQILSCASCTTNAIVPPLKAMADEYGVLRGHVETVHSFTNDQNLLDNYHPSDRRGRSAPLNMVITETGAASAVAKALPDLDAPITGSSIRVPVPDVSIAILSLRLGRETTREEVLDYLRNVSLTSPLKRQIDFTTAPDAVSSDFIGSRHASIVDAGATKVDGDNAILYLWYDNEFGYSCQVIRVVQHVSGVEYPTYPAPAV
- a CDS encoding MarR family winged helix-turn-helix transcriptional regulator, with the translated sequence MSRPTYEVEYEQMLLSRHGLLQHRDGRSKDGGLERSAYILLSRLRVQGPMSIGELSDAFGLDASTLNRQTAAVVHTGLAERIPDPAGGMARKFRITDEGARLLDEERERTVRSLRRVMADWPEQDIAAFAAYLKRFNTGIERLGGRPWPRP
- a CDS encoding MFS transporter, translated to MEAPQPSARAGAVVATLAFAGTTAAIMQTLVTPLIGELPRILHTSSANSAWVITVTLLVAAVCVPVTGRLGDLLGKRRMLLACSVPLIVGSVVCALASSVVPMIVGRGLQGMGMGMVPLGIALLRDVVPAEKLSSSIALVSASMGIGGGLGLPISAAVAQYTNWRVLFWGSAVLAVTIAVLIWFMIPDIPAGAKGQRFDAPGAIGLGVGLVSLLLAVSKGAEWGWGSTETLGLFTTAVVVLLAWGFWETRTRDPLVDLRTTARPRVLLTNLASVFIGFGMYASMLIIPQLLQFPDATGYGLGQSMLAAGLWMAPGGIMMMLVSPFGGKLTDARGPKFTLICGSLVIAAGYGLSLVLMGSAWGLMLVCLVINGGVGLAYGSMPALIMSSVPLSETAAANGFNTLMRSLGTSIGAAVVGVVLSQMNITMGGFSLTSENGFRAGLAIGGGVALVAALIAAVIPAARNAGVPGKKADGAPVAEQATVKA